One window of the Rufibacter radiotolerans genome contains the following:
- a CDS encoding DUF1573 domain-containing protein gives MKKIYLFLALALVVLSQGAVSAQGVLTFEKDTHDFGNIAEGPVASYEFKVKNTGNQPVIISHVQASCGCTTPEWTKEAILPGKTGIVKAGYNSAGRPGVFTKSLTVTSNGTPDTQTLFIKGTVVDKAATPAASAQEIASSPKIQLTSSSYDFGKLEKGQKATAKFTLKNTGKSDLKITGIQTACNCVAYKASPSVVKAGQSAKLELIYSPQVLQDRIEQVTLLSNDITGASATLTLKAKVVESLAKQNTVKLQKASVPFK, from the coding sequence ATGAAAAAGATCTATCTATTTCTGGCGCTGGCATTGGTGGTGCTGAGCCAAGGAGCCGTTTCGGCACAAGGAGTGCTGACCTTTGAAAAAGACACCCATGACTTTGGAAACATTGCAGAGGGCCCTGTGGCTTCTTACGAGTTCAAAGTAAAAAACACCGGAAACCAGCCGGTTATCATCTCTCATGTGCAGGCCTCCTGCGGATGTACCACTCCTGAATGGACCAAAGAAGCCATCTTACCCGGTAAAACCGGAATCGTGAAAGCCGGCTATAACAGTGCCGGTCGTCCTGGCGTTTTCACCAAATCGTTAACTGTTACCTCTAACGGTACGCCAGATACCCAAACCCTTTTCATTAAAGGAACCGTGGTAGACAAGGCCGCCACCCCTGCTGCCAGTGCCCAGGAAATTGCCAGCTCTCCAAAAATCCAATTGACCAGCTCTTCCTATGATTTCGGTAAATTGGAAAAAGGCCAGAAAGCCACCGCTAAATTCACCCTTAAAAACACCGGCAAAAGCGATCTTAAGATCACCGGAATCCAGACGGCCTGCAATTGCGTAGCTTACAAGGCCAGCCCTTCTGTGGTTAAGGCAGGACAATCTGCAAAGTTGGAACTTATTTACAGCCCTCAGGTGTTGCAGGATAGAATAGAGCAAGTAACCCTTCTCTCAAATGACATTACCGGCGCTTCTGCCACCCTTACCTTAAAGGCCAAAGTGGTAGAAAGTCTAGCCAAACAAAACACCGTAAAGCTTCAAAAGGCCAGCGTGCCCTTTAAATAG